One genomic window of Ramlibacter agri includes the following:
- a CDS encoding protein-disulfide reductase DsbD family protein: protein MKLPRLLATAFGLLVAALPLAGQAQDRTVVTSERVRAELVAHAPDGVEPGKPVWVGLQLTHQPGWHTYWMNSGDSGLPTQLTWSLPTGVLAGDIAWPVPRKIPIGGLANYGYEGTVLLPVPLTVTPDFKPSLLSSALEVKLKANWLVCKKECIPEEGEFTLKLPVRSTTAANGQAFEAAFAAQPRPVPQLKGTVIPESTARIDGNALDVTVQGLPVDVRGKRLEFFPETAEVIETAGAWVQSWNGATWTARVPLSAQRSASPGVMPVVLATPEGQGYRSELKVVGAWPQVAAAPTVSPALEAALRSNAAASQTPSTTFAAALFGALLGGLILNLMPCVFPVLAIKVVGFTRHADDRRGTRIAGLAYAVGVMLSFVALGGAMLALRAAGEQLGWGFQLQSPAVVAALAALFTVLGLNLAGVFEFGAFLPSSVATLESRHPVVNSFLSGVLAVAIASPCTAPFMGASLGFAVGLPAVEALAIFGVLGIGMALPYLAASFVPAIARWMPRPGPWMDTFRRLMAFPLFATVAWLVWVLGQQSGIDGAGALLVLLVTLSMVVWALTLRGRARVALGALAFASLAFVAWWLGGAITREAPPAGAVAQAGERWQAWEPGRVDQLVANGQPVFVDFTAAWCVTCQVNKKATLSNRDVLADFDAGKFTLLRADWTRRDPAITAALAQLGRSGVPVYVVYRPGRAPQVLSELLSVQEVRAALGSSL from the coding sequence ATGAAACTGCCCCGCCTGCTCGCCACCGCCTTCGGCCTGCTGGTCGCCGCCCTGCCGCTGGCCGGGCAGGCCCAGGACCGGACGGTCGTCACCAGCGAGCGCGTACGGGCCGAACTGGTGGCGCACGCGCCCGACGGCGTGGAGCCGGGCAAGCCCGTGTGGGTGGGCCTGCAGCTGACGCACCAGCCCGGTTGGCACACCTACTGGATGAATTCGGGCGACTCCGGCCTGCCGACGCAGCTGACGTGGTCGCTGCCCACCGGCGTCCTGGCCGGCGACATCGCCTGGCCGGTGCCCAGGAAGATCCCGATCGGCGGCCTGGCCAACTACGGCTATGAAGGCACGGTGCTGCTGCCGGTGCCGCTGACGGTCACTCCCGACTTCAAGCCTTCGCTGCTTTCCAGTGCGCTGGAGGTGAAGCTCAAGGCCAACTGGCTGGTCTGCAAGAAGGAATGCATCCCGGAGGAAGGCGAGTTCACGCTCAAGCTGCCCGTTCGCAGCACCACCGCCGCCAACGGGCAGGCCTTCGAGGCCGCCTTCGCCGCGCAGCCGCGGCCGGTGCCCCAGCTCAAGGGAACAGTCATCCCGGAAAGCACGGCGCGCATCGACGGCAACGCGCTTGACGTCACGGTGCAGGGCCTGCCGGTGGACGTGCGCGGCAAGCGGCTGGAGTTCTTCCCCGAGACGGCCGAAGTGATCGAGACCGCCGGCGCCTGGGTCCAATCCTGGAACGGCGCCACCTGGACGGCGCGGGTGCCGCTGTCGGCCCAGCGCAGCGCCAGCCCGGGCGTGATGCCCGTGGTGCTGGCCACGCCCGAGGGCCAGGGTTACCGCTCCGAATTGAAAGTGGTGGGAGCCTGGCCGCAGGTGGCCGCCGCGCCGACCGTGTCTCCGGCCCTCGAGGCCGCGCTGCGCAGCAACGCCGCCGCCAGCCAGACGCCATCGACCACCTTCGCCGCGGCGCTGTTCGGCGCCTTGCTTGGTGGCTTGATCCTGAACCTGATGCCCTGCGTGTTCCCGGTGCTGGCGATCAAGGTGGTGGGCTTCACGCGCCACGCCGACGACCGCCGCGGCACCCGCATCGCGGGCCTGGCTTACGCGGTGGGCGTGATGCTCTCGTTCGTCGCGTTGGGCGGAGCGATGCTTGCCCTGCGCGCGGCCGGCGAACAACTGGGCTGGGGCTTCCAGCTGCAGTCGCCCGCGGTCGTGGCGGCGCTGGCGGCGCTGTTCACCGTGCTGGGCCTCAACCTCGCGGGCGTGTTCGAGTTCGGCGCTTTCCTGCCAAGCAGCGTGGCGACGCTGGAGTCCAGGCATCCGGTCGTCAACTCCTTCCTCTCCGGCGTGCTGGCGGTGGCCATCGCCTCGCCCTGCACGGCGCCTTTCATGGGCGCTTCGCTCGGCTTCGCGGTGGGCCTGCCGGCGGTGGAAGCGCTGGCCATCTTCGGGGTGCTGGGCATAGGCATGGCGCTGCCCTACCTGGCGGCGAGCTTCGTGCCCGCCATCGCGCGCTGGATGCCGCGGCCCGGGCCCTGGATGGACACCTTCCGCCGGCTGATGGCTTTCCCGCTGTTCGCCACTGTCGCCTGGCTGGTGTGGGTGCTCGGGCAGCAAAGCGGCATCGACGGCGCGGGCGCGCTGCTGGTGCTGCTGGTCACCTTGAGCATGGTCGTGTGGGCACTGACCTTGCGCGGCCGCGCCCGCGTCGCGCTGGGCGCGCTGGCCTTTGCCAGCCTGGCCTTCGTGGCCTGGTGGCTGGGTGGCGCGATCACGCGCGAAGCGCCACCCGCGGGTGCCGTGGCCCAGGCCGGCGAGCGCTGGCAAGCCTGGGAACCGGGCCGCGTGGACCAGCTCGTGGCCAACGGCCAGCCGGTGTTCGTGGACTTCACCGCGGCCTGGTGCGTGACCTGCCAGGTGAACAAGAAGGCCACGCTGTCGAACCGGGACGTGCTGGCGGACTTCGACGCCGGCAAGTTCACGCTGCTGCGCGCGGACTGGACCCGCCGCGACCCCGCCATCACCGCTGCCCTGGCCCAGCTGGGGCGCAGCGGCGTGCCGGTCTACGTGGTCTATCGCCCGGGCCGGGCGCCCCAAGTGTTGTCCGAGTTGCTGAGCGTGCAGGAGGTGCGCGCCGCGCTCGGTTCTTCCCTGTAA
- a CDS encoding transporter substrate-binding domain-containing protein: MRKRHFSLALLATAVLAATGAAHAQSALDDVLKAKEIKIAIPTDFPPYGFVGTDLKPQGLDIDTANYIAAKLGVKVELLPVTTANRIAYLQTKKADLVISTLGKNPEREKVIDFTVAYSPFFIAVFAPKSVAVKSPGDLAGKSISVTRGSVDDMELTKVAPAGTELRRFEDNNATVSAYVAGQVQTLATSAQVAGAMMAKNPQLGTEFKFVLKDSPNYIGVGKGEDKLREKVNEILLEGRRNGDIDKMALKWLGRPAGELPN, from the coding sequence ATGCGCAAACGCCACTTCTCCCTGGCCCTGCTCGCCACCGCCGTCCTGGCCGCCACCGGCGCCGCCCATGCGCAGAGCGCGCTGGACGACGTGCTGAAGGCCAAGGAAATCAAGATCGCCATCCCCACCGACTTCCCGCCCTACGGCTTCGTCGGCACCGACCTCAAGCCGCAAGGCCTGGACATCGACACGGCGAACTACATCGCCGCCAAACTGGGCGTGAAGGTGGAACTGCTGCCGGTGACCACCGCCAACCGCATCGCCTACCTGCAGACGAAGAAGGCCGACCTGGTGATCTCCACCCTGGGCAAGAACCCGGAACGCGAGAAAGTCATCGACTTCACCGTCGCCTACTCGCCCTTCTTCATCGCCGTGTTCGCGCCCAAGTCCGTCGCCGTCAAGTCGCCGGGGGACCTGGCCGGCAAGTCGATCTCGGTCACGCGCGGCTCGGTCGACGACATGGAGCTCACCAAGGTGGCGCCCGCGGGCACGGAGCTGCGCCGCTTCGAGGACAACAACGCCACCGTGTCGGCCTATGTCGCCGGCCAGGTGCAGACGCTCGCCACCAGCGCGCAGGTGGCCGGCGCCATGATGGCCAAGAACCCGCAGCTGGGCACCGAGTTCAAGTTCGTGCTGAAGGATTCGCCCAACTACATCGGCGTGGGCAAGGGCGAAGACAAGCTGCGCGAGAAGGTCAACGAGATCCTGCTGGAAGGCCGCAGGAACGGCGACATCGACAAGATGGCGCTCAAGTGGCTGGGCCGCCCGGCCGGCGAACTGCCCAACTGA
- a CDS encoding dienelactone hydrolase family protein — translation MADHENPPAPAGRPGGQLNARHQAMADLLVDRGYAVLFPDSLTPRGLAEICTQKIGSRTVTQTQRRADTLAALEWVARQPWAAGRKSVLLGWSHGGSAVLASTDATRADVRGVAPPAAAVAFYPGCTAALQSGWKPTTRVVVMIGEKDDWTPADPCIALGQRSGIEVNVYPDSYHDFDNPVGEVRLRREVPNGVHPGQGVHAGRNPVAREQAYARLWQVLEAAFNPAGSPGSSR, via the coding sequence TTGGCCGACCATGAGAACCCTCCTGCTCCTGCTGGCCGCCCAGGCGGCCAGCTCAATGCGCGGCACCAGGCGATGGCGGACCTGCTGGTGGACCGCGGCTATGCCGTGCTGTTCCCGGACAGCCTGACGCCGCGCGGCCTGGCCGAGATCTGCACGCAGAAGATCGGCAGCCGCACCGTCACGCAGACGCAGCGCCGCGCCGATACGCTGGCCGCACTGGAGTGGGTGGCGCGCCAGCCCTGGGCCGCTGGGCGCAAGTCCGTCCTGCTGGGTTGGTCCCACGGCGGCAGCGCGGTGCTGGCCAGCACGGATGCCACCCGGGCGGATGTGCGCGGCGTGGCGCCGCCCGCGGCGGCGGTGGCTTTCTATCCCGGCTGCACCGCTGCGCTGCAGTCAGGCTGGAAGCCCACTACGCGGGTGGTGGTGATGATCGGCGAGAAGGACGACTGGACCCCGGCCGATCCCTGCATCGCGCTGGGGCAGCGCAGCGGGATCGAGGTGAATGTGTACCCGGACAGTTACCACGACTTCGACAACCCGGTGGGCGAGGTGCGGCTGCGCCGCGAGGTCCCCAATGGCGTGCATCCGGGGCAGGGCGTGCACGCGGGCCGCAATCCGGTGGCGCGAGAACAGGCTTATGCGCGTTTGTGGCAGGTGCTGGAGGCGGCGTTCAACCCAGCAGGTTCGCCAGGATCATCCCGGTGA
- a CDS encoding creatininase family protein, giving the protein MPLPRYWADLTTNDFATLDAARTVAVLPVGATEQHGPHLPLRVDQCLVDGMVAEALPQLPAELPVLVLPTQQVGYSPEHQQFPGTLTLSVNTVIANWVEIGECVARAGVKKLLVFNSHGGQVSLLDIAARELRTRSNLIVYGCSWWNLPLGDAVNGLFTPEEHRFGVHAGEIETSLMLALRPDTVRMEQAKHFPSTSQQRAASYPILGNGRSAKLGWAMQDYNAEGAAGNAAGATAEKGRAVLQATGRELALLLQEISALPLDTLVSRPAT; this is encoded by the coding sequence ATGCCGCTTCCCCGCTACTGGGCCGACCTCACTACCAACGACTTCGCGACCCTCGACGCGGCGCGCACGGTCGCCGTCCTTCCCGTCGGCGCCACCGAGCAGCATGGTCCGCACCTGCCGCTGCGGGTGGACCAGTGCCTGGTCGACGGCATGGTGGCCGAGGCGCTGCCGCAGTTGCCGGCCGAACTGCCCGTGCTGGTGCTGCCCACGCAGCAAGTGGGCTACAGCCCCGAACACCAGCAGTTCCCGGGCACGCTGACCTTGTCGGTGAATACGGTCATCGCGAACTGGGTGGAGATCGGCGAATGCGTCGCCCGCGCCGGCGTGAAGAAGCTGCTGGTCTTCAACAGCCATGGCGGCCAGGTCAGCCTGCTGGACATCGCGGCACGCGAGCTGCGCACGCGCAGCAACCTGATCGTCTACGGCTGCAGCTGGTGGAACCTGCCGCTGGGCGACGCCGTCAACGGCCTGTTCACGCCCGAGGAACACCGCTTCGGCGTGCATGCCGGCGAGATCGAAACCTCGTTGATGCTGGCGCTGCGTCCCGACACGGTGCGCATGGAGCAGGCCAAGCATTTCCCATCGACTTCGCAGCAACGTGCCGCCAGCTACCCCATCCTCGGCAACGGCCGCAGCGCCAAGCTGGGCTGGGCCATGCAGGACTACAACGCCGAAGGCGCGGCAGGCAATGCGGCGGGTGCGACGGCGGAGAAAGGACGCGCAGTGCTGCAGGCCACGGGGCGCGAGCTGGCGCTGCTGTTGCAGGAGATCTCGGCGCTGCCGCTGGACACCCTTGTTTCGCGACCGGCCACCTGA
- the mdeB gene encoding alpha-ketoglutarate dehydrogenase translates to MADHSLTRYLADPGGDADPAETAEWRDAFLALVATEGPARARFILDQLAVLGRDPHVGWSPELVTPYVNTVPVEKQPVFPGDLALEEKLASLMRWNALAMVVRANSAYGDLGGHIASYASAADLFEVGFNHFFRMRDLVFFQPHSAPGVYARAFLEGRLSENDLAHYRQEIAGPGNGARGLSSYPHPWLMPDFWQFPTGSMGIGPISSIYHARFMRYLTHRQLLDCEGRKVWGVFGDGEMDEPESMSALTLASREKLDNLVWVVNCNLQRLDGPVRGNGKIVDELEKLFRGAGWNVVKLLWGSDWDGLFARDAGNALVRAFATTVDGQMQTFAAKDGRFNRDNFFGQNEELARLAQGMTDEQIDRLKRGGHDLVKIHAAYEAASRHRGQPTVILAHTKKGYGMGAAGQGRMTTHSQKKLDEAALLEFRNRFNLPISDEQAKNLDFFKPAEDSAELQYLHAKREALGGYLPQRRTQCEPVPVPAADSYAQFALAASGKEMSTTMAFVRMLGGLLKDPVLGPRIVPIVADEARTFGMANLFKQVGIYSSAGQSYEPEDIGSVLSYREALDGQILEEGISEAGAIASWTAAATSYSVHGVAMLPFYIYYSMFGFQRVGDAIWAAADQRARGFLLGATSGRTTLGGEGLQHQDGSSHLVAATIPNCKAYDPAFAGEMAVIVDRGMREMLVEQRDVFYYVTLMNENYAQPDLPPEAHEDVIRGCWRFARFGDPTARKPLTLLGSGAILNEVVQAARQLAEEGVATEVFSVTSWSELARDGQACEQRALAGEAEPGLPFVTQQLKGRGPVIAASDYVRAVPESIRAFVPAGRKYVTLGTDGFGRSDTRAALRSYFGVDSASIVRAAKHALGA, encoded by the coding sequence ATGGCCGACCACTCCCTCACCCGCTACCTTGCCGACCCGGGCGGCGACGCCGACCCTGCCGAAACCGCGGAGTGGCGCGATGCCTTCCTGGCGCTGGTCGCCACCGAAGGCCCGGCGCGCGCCCGCTTCATCCTCGACCAGCTGGCCGTGTTGGGTCGCGACCCGCATGTGGGCTGGTCGCCGGAGCTGGTCACGCCTTACGTCAACACGGTGCCGGTGGAGAAGCAGCCGGTCTTCCCCGGCGACCTCGCCCTCGAGGAGAAGCTGGCCTCGCTGATGCGCTGGAACGCACTGGCGATGGTGGTGCGCGCCAACAGCGCCTATGGCGACCTGGGCGGGCACATCGCCAGTTACGCCAGCGCGGCCGACCTGTTCGAAGTGGGCTTCAACCATTTCTTCCGAATGCGCGACCTGGTGTTCTTCCAGCCGCACAGCGCGCCGGGCGTCTATGCGCGCGCCTTCCTCGAAGGCCGCTTGAGCGAGAACGACCTCGCGCATTACCGGCAGGAGATCGCCGGGCCGGGCAATGGAGCCCGCGGCCTTTCGAGCTATCCGCATCCCTGGCTGATGCCGGACTTCTGGCAGTTCCCGACCGGCTCCATGGGCATCGGCCCCATCAGCTCGATCTATCACGCGCGCTTCATGCGCTACCTCACGCACCGCCAGTTGCTCGATTGCGAAGGCCGGAAAGTGTGGGGCGTGTTCGGCGACGGCGAGATGGACGAGCCGGAGAGCATGAGCGCGCTGACCTTGGCTTCGCGCGAGAAGCTGGACAACCTGGTGTGGGTCGTCAACTGCAACCTGCAGCGCCTGGACGGCCCGGTGCGCGGCAACGGCAAGATCGTCGACGAACTGGAGAAGCTGTTCCGCGGCGCCGGCTGGAACGTCGTCAAGCTGCTGTGGGGCAGCGACTGGGACGGCCTGTTCGCGCGCGACGCCGGCAACGCGCTGGTGCGGGCTTTCGCGACGACGGTGGACGGCCAGATGCAGACCTTCGCCGCCAAGGACGGCCGCTTCAACCGCGACAACTTCTTCGGCCAGAACGAGGAACTGGCGCGCCTGGCGCAAGGCATGACCGACGAACAGATCGATCGCCTCAAGCGCGGCGGCCACGACCTGGTGAAGATCCACGCCGCCTACGAGGCCGCGTCCAGGCATAGAGGCCAGCCCACGGTGATCCTGGCCCACACCAAGAAGGGCTACGGCATGGGCGCGGCCGGCCAGGGCCGCATGACCACGCACAGCCAGAAGAAGCTGGACGAGGCGGCGCTGCTGGAGTTCCGCAACCGCTTCAACCTGCCGATCTCCGACGAACAGGCGAAGAACCTGGACTTCTTCAAGCCGGCGGAGGACAGCGCGGAACTGCAGTACCTGCACGCGAAGCGCGAGGCCCTGGGCGGCTACCTGCCGCAGCGGCGCACGCAATGCGAGCCGGTGCCGGTGCCAGCGGCCGACAGCTACGCGCAGTTCGCGCTGGCCGCCAGCGGCAAGGAGATGTCGACCACCATGGCCTTCGTGCGCATGCTGGGCGGGCTGCTGAAGGACCCGGTGCTCGGCCCGCGCATCGTGCCCATCGTGGCCGACGAAGCACGCACCTTCGGCATGGCCAACCTGTTCAAGCAGGTGGGCATCTATTCCAGCGCCGGCCAGAGCTACGAGCCGGAGGACATCGGCTCCGTGCTGTCCTACCGCGAGGCGCTGGACGGCCAGATCCTGGAGGAAGGCATCAGCGAGGCGGGCGCCATTGCCAGCTGGACGGCCGCGGCCACGAGCTACAGCGTGCATGGCGTGGCCATGCTGCCCTTCTACATCTACTACTCGATGTTCGGCTTCCAGCGCGTGGGTGACGCGATCTGGGCAGCGGCCGACCAGCGTGCCCGCGGCTTCCTGCTGGGCGCAACCTCGGGGCGCACGACCCTGGGCGGCGAAGGCCTGCAGCACCAGGACGGCAGCAGCCACCTGGTGGCGGCGACCATCCCGAACTGCAAGGCTTACGACCCGGCTTTCGCCGGCGAGATGGCGGTGATCGTGGACCGCGGCATGCGCGAGATGCTGGTGGAGCAGCGCGACGTCTTCTACTACGTCACCTTGATGAACGAGAACTACGCGCAGCCGGACCTGCCGCCGGAAGCGCACGAAGACGTGATCCGCGGCTGCTGGCGCTTCGCCCGTTTCGGCGACCCGACGGCGCGCAAGCCGCTCACGCTGCTCGGCTCCGGCGCCATCCTCAACGAGGTGGTGCAGGCGGCCCGGCAGCTGGCCGAAGAAGGCGTCGCCACCGAGGTGTTCAGCGTCACCAGCTGGAGCGAGCTGGCGCGCGACGGCCAGGCCTGCGAGCAGCGTGCGCTGGCCGGCGAGGCCGAGCCGGGCCTGCCTTTCGTCACGCAGCAGCTGAAGGGGCGCGGACCGGTGATCGCGGCCAGCGACTACGTGCGCGCGGTGCCGGAGAGCATCCGCGCCTTCGTGCCCGCAGGCCGCAAGTACGTGACCCTGGGCACCGACGGCTTCGGGCGCAGCGATACGCGGGCGGCCTTGCGCTCGTACTTCGGCGTCGATTCGGCGAGCATCGTGCGGGCGGCGAAGCACGCCCTCGGCGCGTAA
- a CDS encoding redoxin domain-containing protein, with protein MLRRTLLACSALFALAAHAAPSVGQAAPDFTLQDASGKPVRLSDFRGKYVVLEWTNPGCPYVRKHYNSGNMAATQQDAIARGAVWLSIDSTEKASFDYMEPAKLVAWQQQRKAHPTALLMDEEGSAGKAYGARTTPHMYIVDPQGRLVYAGGIDSIASSDPGDIAKATNYVKQGLAEATAGKAISAPVTRPYGCSIKYKDGAA; from the coding sequence ATGCTGCGTCGTACCCTGCTTGCGTGTTCCGCGCTGTTCGCGCTGGCCGCCCATGCGGCTCCCTCGGTGGGCCAGGCCGCGCCCGACTTCACCTTGCAGGACGCGAGCGGCAAGCCCGTGCGCCTGAGCGATTTCCGCGGCAAGTACGTGGTGCTGGAGTGGACCAACCCCGGCTGCCCCTACGTGCGCAAGCACTACAACAGCGGCAACATGGCGGCCACGCAGCAGGATGCGATCGCGCGCGGCGCGGTGTGGCTGTCCATCGATTCGACCGAGAAGGCCAGCTTCGACTACATGGAGCCGGCCAAGCTGGTCGCCTGGCAGCAGCAGCGCAAGGCGCACCCCACGGCGCTGTTGATGGACGAAGAAGGCAGCGCCGGCAAGGCCTACGGCGCGCGCACCACGCCGCACATGTACATCGTCGACCCGCAAGGCCGGCTGGTCTATGCGGGCGGCATCGACAGCATTGCGTCCAGCGATCCGGGGGACATCGCCAAGGCGACCAACTACGTGAAGCAGGGGCTGGCCGAAGCCACGGCCGGCAAGGCCATCAGCGCGCCGGTGACACGGCCCTACGGCTGCTCCATCAAGTACAAGGACGGCGCCGCCTGA
- a CDS encoding alanyl-tRNA editing protein, whose product MTQELFRQDAYLRETPATVVAVDAQGIVLDRTVFYPLGGGQAGDSGVLQLADGRLLQVADTRKAKDAEGKPTAAIAHVPQAGQDELLAQLKPGDALVARIDWDRRHKLMRFHTTTHLLCHLVPQLVNGCSITPEYARLDFNMTDPLEKEVLSEGIARLVAAAHAVQIGSITDEELDANPALVKSMSVQPPRGTGRIRTVRIGDAVDFQPCGGTHVANTSEIGPVVVTKIEKKSAATRRVVLGFA is encoded by the coding sequence ATGACCCAAGAGCTGTTCCGCCAGGACGCGTATCTGCGGGAGACCCCCGCCACGGTCGTCGCCGTCGACGCGCAAGGCATCGTGCTGGATCGCACCGTGTTCTACCCCCTGGGCGGCGGCCAGGCCGGCGACAGCGGCGTGCTGCAGCTGGCCGACGGCCGCCTGTTGCAGGTGGCCGACACCCGCAAGGCCAAGGACGCCGAAGGCAAGCCGACGGCCGCCATCGCCCACGTGCCGCAGGCCGGGCAGGACGAACTGCTGGCACAGCTGAAGCCGGGCGACGCGCTCGTCGCCAGGATTGACTGGGACCGCCGCCACAAGCTGATGCGCTTCCACACCACGACGCACCTGCTTTGCCACCTGGTGCCGCAACTGGTGAACGGCTGCTCCATCACGCCGGAATACGCGCGGCTGGACTTCAACATGACGGATCCGCTGGAGAAGGAAGTTCTCAGCGAAGGCATCGCCCGCCTCGTCGCGGCGGCGCATGCGGTGCAGATCGGCTCGATCACCGACGAGGAACTGGACGCCAACCCGGCGCTGGTCAAGAGCATGTCGGTGCAGCCCCCGCGCGGTACCGGCCGCATCCGCACCGTCCGCATCGGCGACGCCGTCGACTTCCAGCCCTGCGGCGGCACGCACGTGGCCAACACGTCCGAGATCGGCCCCGTGGTCGTGACCAAGATCGAGAAGAAGAGCGCGGCCACCCGGCGGGTGGTGCTGGGCTTCGCCTGA
- a CDS encoding GntR family transcriptional regulator, whose product MPTSADICDRIIEATLARKLAPGAHLGEVQLATLFACSRTVVREALTALAARRIVEVTARRGWFLVQPDAEDAQATFEARRAIETGVLRCARAVSPGAVEELRAHVQRQRDALANDDAGLRSTLLGDFHVCLARALGGPLLAAILRDLTVRTTLVAMHHQSPQEAEASCAEHAAIVDALAAGDLAAAESAMAAHLGTWDRKLHVPPRAHGLAALRHALQPAAPQAIVPIS is encoded by the coding sequence ATGCCCACCTCCGCGGACATCTGCGACCGCATCATCGAAGCCACCCTGGCGCGCAAGCTCGCGCCGGGCGCCCACCTGGGCGAGGTCCAGCTCGCCACCCTGTTTGCGTGCAGCCGCACGGTCGTCCGTGAAGCGCTGACCGCGCTGGCGGCGCGGCGCATCGTCGAAGTCACGGCCCGCCGCGGCTGGTTCCTGGTGCAGCCCGATGCCGAAGATGCACAGGCCACCTTCGAGGCGCGCCGCGCCATCGAAACAGGCGTGCTGCGCTGCGCGCGCGCCGTGTCGCCCGGCGCGGTGGAAGAACTGCGGGCCCATGTGCAGCGCCAGCGCGACGCACTCGCGAACGACGACGCAGGACTCCGCAGCACCTTGCTGGGCGACTTCCACGTCTGCCTGGCGCGCGCCCTCGGCGGCCCGCTGCTCGCAGCCATCCTGCGCGACCTGACAGTGCGCACCACGCTGGTCGCCATGCACCACCAAAGCCCGCAGGAGGCCGAGGCGTCCTGCGCCGAACACGCCGCCATCGTCGATGCGCTCGCAGCAGGCGACCTCGCCGCGGCCGAAAGCGCGATGGCGGCGCACCTCGGCACCTGGGACCGGAAATTGCACGTCCCGCCCCGAGCCCATGGCCTCGCCGCGCTGCGCCACGCGCTGCAGCCAGCCGCGCCCCAAGCCATCGTCCCCATTTCATAA
- a CDS encoding ABC transporter permease subunit: MRITFDFAAVLTQWPLLLRGVAWTLALTAVSAVLGVAIGVGGAWARSAGPRWLRTVAGAYVELVRNTPFIVQLFFVFFGLPAAGVKLSPETASVIAMVVNLGAYATEIVRAGLEATPRGQLEAAASLALTRAQTFFHVVLPPALRKVWPALVSQIVIVMLGSAVCGQISTEELSYAANLIQSRNFRAFEAFIVATGVYLLLALALRRALNWAGPRFLFGSRA; encoded by the coding sequence GTGCGCATCACCTTCGACTTCGCCGCGGTGCTCACGCAGTGGCCCTTGCTGCTGCGCGGCGTGGCCTGGACGCTGGCCCTCACGGCCGTGAGCGCGGTGTTGGGCGTGGCGATCGGCGTGGGCGGCGCCTGGGCCCGCAGCGCCGGCCCGCGCTGGCTGCGCACGGTCGCCGGCGCTTACGTCGAACTGGTGCGCAACACGCCCTTCATCGTGCAGCTGTTCTTCGTGTTCTTCGGCCTGCCGGCGGCCGGCGTGAAGCTGTCACCGGAAACTGCCTCGGTGATCGCGATGGTGGTGAACCTCGGCGCCTATGCGACCGAGATCGTGCGCGCCGGCCTCGAGGCCACGCCCCGCGGCCAGCTCGAAGCCGCCGCCAGCCTCGCATTGACGCGCGCGCAGACCTTCTTCCACGTGGTGCTGCCGCCGGCGCTGCGCAAGGTGTGGCCGGCGCTCGTGAGCCAGATCGTGATCGTGATGCTCGGCTCCGCCGTCTGCGGCCAGATCTCCACCGAGGAACTGAGTTACGCCGCCAACCTGATCCAGAGCCGCAACTTCCGCGCCTTCGAGGCCTTCATCGTCGCCACCGGCGTCTACCTGCTGCTGGCCCTCGCGCTGCGGCGTGCCCTCAACTGGGCCGGCCCGCGCTTCCTGTTCGGGAGCCGCGCATGA
- a CDS encoding Lrp/AsnC family transcriptional regulator — MELDAIDLRILAELQQDGALTNVELARRVHLSPSPCLARVKALEAAGVIERYVALANAKLLGLGLNVFINISLKAQNKEALAEFERRIGEHDEVMECYLMTGDSDYLIRVAVADIAALERFILEQLTPIPGIEKIRSSFALKQVRSKTALPLPRMRS, encoded by the coding sequence ATGGAATTGGACGCCATCGACCTGCGAATCCTGGCCGAGCTGCAGCAGGACGGCGCGCTGACCAACGTGGAATTGGCGCGCCGCGTCCACCTGTCGCCCTCGCCTTGCCTGGCGCGGGTGAAGGCCCTCGAAGCGGCCGGCGTCATCGAGCGCTATGTGGCGCTGGCCAATGCCAAGCTGCTGGGGCTGGGCCTCAATGTCTTCATCAACATCAGCCTGAAGGCGCAGAACAAGGAAGCGCTGGCGGAATTCGAGCGCCGCATCGGCGAGCACGACGAGGTGATGGAGTGCTACCTGATGACGGGCGACAGCGACTACCTGATCCGGGTGGCGGTGGCCGACATCGCGGCGCTGGAGCGCTTCATCCTGGAGCAGCTCACGCCGATTCCGGGCATCGAGAAGATCCGGTCCAGCTTCGCGCTGAAACAGGTGAGGTCCAAGACGGCCTTGCCTCTGCCAAGGATGCGCTCCTGA